One window of Mesorhizobium loti R88b genomic DNA carries:
- a CDS encoding MotB family protein: MSVADADHGRHEIIIVRRAHGDDDEGHHGGVWKIAFADFMTAMMCFFLVMWLINAANEQTKAAVASYFNPVKLVDRNSSRKGLEDLGDGPSAIGTTAPNPQQATAKAGQGGNGEAGSSDRKQDKQEPQQPQQSDDHLFADPYAVLSEIATDTGTMQNVSQKGDGGAQSAGPATGASGGASYRDPFEPDFWSQQVATPIAEASAQRPKIEGDPLKPGDKTAEAQIAKVKAVPPAPPIEDAPLEPLAKDGKIAMASAKSSDAKVSDAKSGDAKSGDAKASDTKRADTKAEAAAAQEAAKPEAAEKAPTAAALKAAADVKQQLADAFKPGDKLHDGVSVEATDKGVVISITDQLDFGMFEVGSAVPSRELVLAMEKIGRIVNSQKGTISINGHTDARPFRSATYDNWRLSTARAHSAYYMLVRGGVDERRITEVAGFADRQPKDPTDPLSAANRRIEILMTSGG; encoded by the coding sequence GTGAGTGTCGCCGATGCCGATCATGGCAGGCACGAGATCATCATCGTGCGGCGCGCCCATGGCGACGACGATGAAGGCCACCATGGTGGTGTCTGGAAGATCGCCTTTGCCGACTTCATGACCGCGATGATGTGCTTCTTCCTGGTCATGTGGCTGATCAATGCCGCCAACGAACAGACCAAGGCGGCGGTCGCCAGCTACTTCAATCCGGTAAAGCTGGTCGACCGCAATTCGAGCCGCAAGGGCCTTGAAGATCTTGGCGACGGGCCGAGCGCGATCGGCACGACAGCCCCGAACCCGCAGCAGGCGACAGCCAAGGCTGGCCAGGGCGGCAATGGTGAGGCCGGTTCATCCGACCGCAAGCAGGACAAGCAGGAGCCACAGCAGCCGCAACAATCCGACGATCATCTCTTCGCAGACCCTTACGCGGTGCTTTCGGAAATCGCCACCGATACCGGCACCATGCAGAATGTCAGCCAGAAGGGTGATGGCGGCGCGCAGAGCGCCGGTCCAGCGACTGGCGCCTCCGGCGGCGCATCCTACCGCGATCCCTTCGAGCCCGACTTCTGGTCGCAGCAGGTCGCCACGCCAATCGCCGAGGCAAGTGCCCAGCGCCCCAAGATCGAGGGCGATCCGCTCAAGCCCGGCGACAAGACTGCGGAGGCGCAGATTGCCAAGGTCAAGGCCGTGCCGCCGGCACCGCCCATCGAGGATGCACCACTCGAGCCTTTGGCGAAGGATGGCAAGATTGCGATGGCCTCGGCCAAGTCTAGCGATGCCAAGGTTAGCGATGCCAAGTCTGGCGATGCCAAGTCTGGCGATGCCAAGGCCAGCGACACCAAACGGGCGGACACCAAGGCGGAAGCTGCCGCGGCGCAGGAAGCCGCAAAGCCTGAAGCCGCGGAAAAAGCACCGACCGCGGCAGCCCTGAAAGCGGCCGCCGACGTCAAGCAGCAGCTGGCCGATGCCTTCAAGCCCGGCGACAAGCTGCACGATGGCGTCTCGGTCGAAGCCACCGACAAGGGCGTCGTCATTTCGATCACCGATCAGCTCGACTTCGGCATGTTCGAAGTTGGCTCCGCGGTGCCCAGCCGCGAGCTGGTGCTGGCGATGGAGAAGATCGGCCGCATCGTCAACAGCCAGAAGGGCACCATCAGCATCAACGGCCACACCGATGCGCGCCCCTTCCGCAGTGCCACCTACGACAATTGGCGGCTGTCGACGGCGCGTGCGCATTCCGCCTACTACATGCTCGTGCGCGGCGGCGTTGACGAACGCCGCATCACCGAGGTCGCCGGCTTCGCCGACCGCCAGCCTAAGGACCCCACCGATCCCCTGTCGGCGGCCAACCGCCGCATCGAAATATTGATGACGAGCGGCGGATGA